From a single Brassica napus cultivar Da-Ae chromosome C9, Da-Ae, whole genome shotgun sequence genomic region:
- the LOC106372326 gene encoding protein slowmo homolog isoform X1, whose translation MYCFFFCCCRFLMVKAYRQEHVYKHPWERVSAASWRKFADPENKRILSHILEVDTLNRKLDTDTGKLHTTRALTIHAPGPWFLHRIVGQDICHCVESTVVDGKSRSMQLITKNISLQKFVEVEERISYDPHPENPSAWTVCSQETSIRIKPLSALASMAEKVEQKCAEKFMQNSAKGREVMERICRYMEAESARV comes from the exons atgtactgtttttttttttgttgttgtagatTCTTGATGGTAAAAGCATATAGACAAGAGCATGTCTACAAGCACCCGTGGGAGCGGGTGAGTGCCGCCTCGTGGAGGAAGTTTGCAGACCCTGAGAACAAACGGATCCTTTCTCATATCCTCGAAGTCGACACCTTGAACCGCAAGCTTGACACTGACACTGGGAAACTCCACACCACTCGTGCCCTCACCATCCACGCTCCTGGACCTTGGTTCCTTCACCGGATCGTGGGCCAGGACATCTGCCACTGCGTTGAGTCAACTGTTGTGGATGGCAAATCACGTTCTATGCAG CTCATAACAAAGAACATTAGTCTCCAGAAGTTCGTTGAAGTGGAGGAGAGGATAAGCTATGATCCTCATCCAGAGAATCCATCGGCATGGACGGTTTGTAGCCAGGAGACAAGCATTCGGATCAAACCCTTGTCGGCTCTGGCCTCAATGGCTGAGAAAGTTGAGCAGAAGTGCGCGGAGAAGTTCATGCAGAATAGCGCGAAAGGGCGAGAGGTTATGGAGAGGATTTGTAGGTATATGGAAGCAGAATCAGCTCGTGTCTAA
- the LOC106370616 gene encoding probable WRKY transcription factor 75: protein MEGYNDGSLYAPFLSLKPHQSLSKSELEQGREEASKVSEGSSRSRDLKKKKGKKQKFAFQTRSQVDILDDGYRWRKYGQKAVKNNKFPRSYYRCTYGGCNVKKQVQRLTSDQEVVVTTYEGVHSHPIEKSTENFEHILTQMQIYSSF, encoded by the exons ATGGAAGGATATAATGATGGATCGTTGTATGCTCCGTTCCTGTCGCTGAAACCACATCAAAGCCTTTCTAAGTCGGAGTTAGAACAAGGCAGAGAAGAAGCCTCAAAAGTTAGCGAAGGTTCCTCGAGAAGCAGGGatttgaaaaagaagaaggggaAGAAACAAAAGTTTGCGTTTCAGACAAGGAGCCAAGTTGATATTCTTGATGATGGCTATCGTTGGAGAAAATATGGCCAAAAAGCTGTCAAGAACAACAAGTTCCCTAG GAGTTACTATAGGTGCACATATGGAGGATGCAATGTAAAGAAGCAAGTGCAAAGATTAACATCGGACCAAGAAGTTGTAGTCACGACCTACGAAGGAGTACACTCGCATCCCATCGAAAAATCTACAGAAAATTTCGAACATATTCTCACCCAAATGCAAATCTACTCTTCTTTTTAA
- the LOC106372326 gene encoding protein slowmo homolog isoform X2, protein MVKAYRQEHVYKHPWERVSAASWRKFADPENKRILSHILEVDTLNRKLDTDTGKLHTTRALTIHAPGPWFLHRIVGQDICHCVESTVVDGKSRSMQLITKNISLQKFVEVEERISYDPHPENPSAWTVCSQETSIRIKPLSALASMAEKVEQKCAEKFMQNSAKGREVMERICRYMEAESARV, encoded by the exons ATGGTAAAAGCATATAGACAAGAGCATGTCTACAAGCACCCGTGGGAGCGGGTGAGTGCCGCCTCGTGGAGGAAGTTTGCAGACCCTGAGAACAAACGGATCCTTTCTCATATCCTCGAAGTCGACACCTTGAACCGCAAGCTTGACACTGACACTGGGAAACTCCACACCACTCGTGCCCTCACCATCCACGCTCCTGGACCTTGGTTCCTTCACCGGATCGTGGGCCAGGACATCTGCCACTGCGTTGAGTCAACTGTTGTGGATGGCAAATCACGTTCTATGCAG CTCATAACAAAGAACATTAGTCTCCAGAAGTTCGTTGAAGTGGAGGAGAGGATAAGCTATGATCCTCATCCAGAGAATCCATCGGCATGGACGGTTTGTAGCCAGGAGACAAGCATTCGGATCAAACCCTTGTCGGCTCTGGCCTCAATGGCTGAGAAAGTTGAGCAGAAGTGCGCGGAGAAGTTCATGCAGAATAGCGCGAAAGGGCGAGAGGTTATGGAGAGGATTTGTAGGTATATGGAAGCAGAATCAGCTCGTGTCTAA
- the LOC106372328 gene encoding ARMADILLO BTB ARABIDOPSIS PROTEIN 1 yields the protein MESQQKRQRTTRLPGRNLKRKLSRDTDAASSIVMQITEVEDEEADFVASIRRHVEVLNSGFSDREAVKEAAAAISSLAKIDENVEMMVENGVIPALVRYLESPWSLAINPNVPKSCEHKLEKDCAVSLGLIAAIQPGYQQLIVDAGAIVPTVKLLKRRGICLGCMEANAVIRRAADIITNIAHDNPRIKTNIRVEGGIPPLVELLNFPDVKVQRAAAGALRTVSFRNDENKNQIVELNALPTLVLMLQSEDPSMHGEAIGAIGNLVHSSPDIKKEVIRAGALQPVISLLSSTCLETQREAALLIGQFASPDSDCKVHIAQRGAITPLIKMLESSDEQVMEMSAFALGRLAQDTHNQAGIGQRGGIISLLNLLDVNTGSVQHNAAFALYGLADNEENIADFIKAGGIQRLQDDNFTVQPTRDCVVRTLKRLENKVQGPVLNQLLYVMRTTENPIQMRIALALAHLCDPKDGKLIFIDNNGVEFLLELLYLSGMKQQKYSSRALFELARKATSFAPEDSAPSSPTQRVFLGAEFVNNPTLSDVTFLVDGKQFYAHKICLVASSDIFRAMFDGLYKERNAQNVEIPNITWEVFELMMRFIYTGRIDITKHLAQDLLVAADQYLIEGLKRLCEYTIAQDICVDNIPLMYDLADTFNASAVRRACTLYVLEHYTKLSSETWFPMFIKKIIPEIRTYITDILTRPVQASSTVV from the exons ATGGAGAGCCAACAGAAGCGCCAGCGAACAACACGCCTCCCCGGAAGGAACTTGAAGCGAAAGCTGTCCCGGGATACAGACGCGGCGTCGTCGATAGTCATGCAGATTACGGAGGTCGAAGACGAAGAAGCAGATTTCGTCGCCTCGATCCGCCGCCACGTGGAGGTTTTGAACTCCGGCTTCTCAGATCGCGAAGCCGTTAAAGAAGCTGCTGCTGCTATCTCCTCTCTCGCTAAAATCG ATGAAAACGTGGAGATGATGGTGGAGAATGGAGTCATCCCTGCTTTGGTTAGATATCTAGAATCGCCGTGGTCTTTGGCGATCAATCCAAACGTTCCTAAATCGTGCGAGCATAAGCTGGAGAAAGATTGTGCTGTTTCCCTTGGACTTATCGCTGCTATTCAG CCTGGTTACCAGCAGCTCATTGTGGATGCTGGGGCCATAGTTCCCACTGTGAAGTTGTTGAAGAGACGCGGGATTTGTCTTGGGTGCATGGAAGCTAACGCTGTTATTAGGAGAGCTGCTGATATCATCACTAATATCGCTCATGACAATCCAAggattaaaacaaatataag GGTTGAAGGTGGCATTCCACCACTTGTTGAGCTTTTAAATTTTCCGGATGTCAAAGTCCAGAGGGCTGCTGCAGGGGCCTTGCGAACAGTTTCATTTAGAAATGATGAGAACAAGAACCAA ATTGTGGAGTTGAATGCTTTGCCAACGCTTGTGTTGATGCTTCAGTCAGAAGATCCTTCTATGCATGGCGAAGCG ATTGGGGCGATTGGAAATCTTGTCCACTCATCTCCTGACATCAAGAAAGAGGTTATCCGTGCTGGTGCCTTACAACCAGTGATCAGTTTACTTAG CTCCACTTGCTTAGAGACACAGAGAGAAGCAGCATTACTAATAGGTCAATTTGCTTCGCCTGATTCAGATTGCAAG GTGCACATTGCTCAGAGAGGTGCCATTACACCATTGATTAAGATGCTTGAGTCATCGGATGAGCAGGTCATGGAAATGTCAGCTTTTGCTCTTGGTCGTTTGGCTcag GACACACACAATCAAGCTGGCATAGGACAAAGAGGAGGCATCATCTCACTACTAAATCTTCTTGATGTGAATACTGGATCTGTGCAACACAATGCTGCCTTTGCTTTATATGGCCTTGCAGATAACGAG GAAAATATAGCAGATTTCATCAAGGCTGGAGGTATTCAAAGGCTTCAAGATGATAACTTCACAGTTCAA CCGACTAGGGATTGTGTGGTGAGGACattgaagaggctagagaacaAGGTTCAAGGACCG GTACTGAACCAATTATTATATGTGATGAGAACCACTGAGAACCCTATACAAATGCGAATTGCTTTGGCACTTGCACATCTCTGTGACCCTAAAGAtggaaaattaattttcattgATAACAATG GAGTAGAGTTTCTGCTGGAGCTTCTATACTTGTCAGGCATGAAACAGCAGAAATATAGTTCAAGAGCTTTATTTGAATTAGCTAGAAAAGCTACTTCCTTTGCGCCAGAGGACTCAGCTCCTTCCTCACCCACCCAAcgg GTGTTTTTGGGTGCGGAGTTCGTGAACAACCCTACTTTGTCTGATGTCACATTCCTAGTCGATG GTAAACAATTCTATGCTCACAAGATTTGCTTGGTAGCTTCCTCTGATATATTCCGTGCAATGTTTGACGGGCTTTACAAG GAACGGAACGCCCAAAACGTGGAGATTCCAAATATAACATGGGAAGTGTTTGAGCTTATGATGAG ATTCATATACACAGGAAGAATTGACATCACCAAACATTTGGCTCAAGATCTGCTTGTTGCAGCTGATCAGTACCTTATCGAAGGCCTCAAGCGCCTTTGTGAGTACACAATCGCACAG GACATCTGTGTGGATAACATACCGTTAATGTATGACTTAGCTGATACATTCAACGCTTCAGCCGTAAGACGAGCATGCACTCTCTACGTTCTTGAACATTACACTAAGCTCAGCTCTGAAACATG GTTTCCCatgtttatcaagaaaattatTCCTGAAATCCGGACATACATCACAGATATTCTCACACGGCCAGTCCAAGCTAGCTCAACCGttgtataa